The following proteins come from a genomic window of Aequorivita marisscotiae:
- a CDS encoding IS110 family transposase, producing MNKYKETFGVDISKNVFDVFGSTSGHNQFNNDEKGFKSFLKILSNNSIVAMEATGYYHYRLAQFLYKNNVAVSVVNPLSVKRFIQMKLAKVKTDKSDAKAICEYSLANDVPLYNAFTDVQAECLQLFRLMDSYLKKRTATKNKMHGEETLGIPSKFVYRSLKRDKKHLDKELAGIEERLLELVRQEQQHQLTLLQTVPGIGAKTALFLIVVTDGFSKFETGAQLCSYVGITPTTRESGSSVRGRSRISKVGNKKLRNLLFLCAFNACKYNRACQALYQRIVNKGKSKKLALIAVANKLLKQCFAIAKSGLPYDADFVSVLAEK from the coding sequence ATGAATAAATATAAGGAAACTTTCGGAGTTGACATCAGTAAGAATGTCTTTGATGTATTCGGTAGTACCAGTGGCCACAACCAGTTCAATAATGATGAAAAAGGATTTAAATCTTTTTTGAAGATACTTTCTAATAATTCAATTGTAGCTATGGAAGCAACGGGTTACTATCATTATAGGCTTGCACAGTTTCTTTACAAAAACAATGTGGCGGTGTCTGTTGTAAATCCTTTATCTGTAAAACGTTTTATACAGATGAAGCTTGCCAAGGTAAAGACCGACAAGAGTGATGCAAAAGCCATTTGCGAGTATTCCCTCGCCAATGACGTTCCACTTTACAATGCCTTTACAGATGTACAGGCCGAGTGCTTGCAACTGTTTCGTTTGATGGACAGTTACCTTAAAAAACGTACCGCTACTAAAAATAAAATGCACGGTGAGGAAACCTTGGGCATCCCGTCAAAGTTCGTGTATCGTTCATTAAAGCGCGATAAAAAACACTTGGACAAAGAGCTTGCTGGAATAGAAGAACGCCTGCTTGAATTGGTGAGGCAAGAGCAGCAACACCAGCTAACGCTTTTGCAGACTGTTCCTGGCATTGGAGCCAAGACAGCTTTGTTTTTAATTGTGGTAACCGATGGCTTTTCCAAATTTGAAACGGGGGCGCAGCTTTGCAGTTATGTGGGCATCACACCTACCACTAGGGAATCTGGAAGTAGTGTACGTGGTCGTAGCAGAATTAGTAAGGTTGGCAATAAGAAACTCCGCAATCTATTATTTCTATGCGCCTTCAATGCCTGTAAGTACAACAGGGCGTGCCAAGCGCTTTATCAGCGCATCGTAAATAAAGGGAAGAGTAAAAAGCTCGCGCTTATTGCGGTTGCTAATAAACTTTTGAAACAGTGTTTTGCTATCGCAAAATCAGGCCTACCATATGATGCCGATTTTGTTTCAGTACTTGCAGAAAAATAA